The following are encoded together in the Capsulimonas corticalis genome:
- a CDS encoding redoxin family protein — translation MWCRNVMAATVGILWSVMGGAHAAENAPHLAPATMRATGLDGKARLLPLRASRATVLVFLLSDCPVCNRYAPEIQRLEADYRRQGVDIDVVYEDSDLTRTQALRHAKAYGLTCGLLYDPAHMLARQAGAGSVPEAVVLSSDGAALYHGRIDDRFQHFGMANPAPAHRDLRSALDSVLTGAPVAVTQTPVVGCVIPKD, via the coding sequence ATGTGGTGTCGTAATGTCATGGCGGCGACCGTCGGGATCCTCTGGAGCGTGATGGGGGGCGCACACGCCGCCGAGAACGCGCCGCATCTCGCGCCGGCGACGATGCGCGCGACCGGCCTGGACGGCAAGGCGCGACTTTTGCCGCTCCGCGCATCTCGGGCGACCGTATTGGTCTTTCTTCTGAGCGACTGCCCCGTCTGCAATCGCTACGCGCCGGAAATTCAGCGACTCGAAGCCGACTATCGCCGTCAAGGCGTGGATATCGATGTCGTCTATGAGGATAGCGATCTCACGCGGACGCAGGCGCTGCGGCACGCCAAAGCGTACGGTCTGACCTGTGGACTTCTGTACGATCCCGCGCACATGCTGGCGCGCCAGGCCGGCGCGGGCTCCGTTCCCGAAGCCGTCGTGCTTTCCTCGGATGGCGCGGCCCTGTATCACGGCCGGATCGACGACCGATTTCAGCACTTCGGGATGGCGAATCCGGCGCCGGCGCATCGCGATCTGCGATCGGCGCTCGATTCGGTATTGACCGGCGCGCCGGTCGCGGTCACGCAGACGCCGGTTGTCGGATGCGTCATCCCCAAAGATTGA
- a CDS encoding Hfq-like protein translates to MDLMPDLNRRGVSTPEERISSREVELIKFRDGRTNLQVKLLSGEEFIGAIRWYDDRAIRLVQDDRSEVTIYLNAVAYYRSLPNAV, encoded by the coding sequence ATGGACCTGATGCCGGATTTGAACCGCCGAGGAGTCTCCACGCCGGAAGAGCGAATCTCCTCGCGCGAAGTTGAGCTCATCAAGTTTCGTGACGGTCGCACGAACCTGCAAGTAAAGCTGCTGAGCGGCGAGGAGTTTATCGGCGCGATCCGCTGGTATGACGACCGCGCGATCCGGCTGGTGCAGGACGACCGAAGCGAAGTCACGATCTACCTGAACGCCGTCGCTTACTACCGTTCCCTGCCGAACGCCGTGTAG
- a CDS encoding multicopper oxidase domain-containing protein gives MPSRRDFLKQAALSGAAAMLGSLPQAEASGDAPLALPAGRTLEYWIQADSLPWILAPNGRDSMTGAAYDAAQSSFVTVGYRAYSENWAALLPPDPGIGENSGIPGPILRARVGDTIVIHFKNNDVRPKPAAHSIHLEGLVREMENDGFWRSSEPNLPGTAVYPGETYTYRYTAPASAAGAWLYSDFSASRRMKGRGFDIRIYRDVPVYTRAKPQEPSELDAPVGAQFGLFGMAIIDDENTKPADRENVVIFHDLYSDDLPMLVQDFDCINGRSFLGNTPTFQARTGERVRWRIGSVGRENHVFHIHGHRWRMNGAFTDTHLLAPGTTATFDYLEDSPGEWLYHCHFTEHIMGGMAGLYVVS, from the coding sequence ATGCCATCGAGACGTGATTTCCTCAAACAAGCGGCCCTGAGCGGCGCAGCGGCGATGCTGGGATCTCTCCCGCAAGCCGAAGCGTCGGGAGACGCACCGCTCGCGCTCCCAGCCGGGCGGACGCTCGAATACTGGATCCAGGCGGACTCCCTGCCCTGGATTCTTGCCCCGAACGGCCGCGACTCGATGACGGGCGCTGCTTATGACGCGGCTCAAAGCTCGTTTGTCACGGTGGGCTACCGGGCCTATTCCGAGAACTGGGCCGCCCTGCTGCCGCCCGATCCCGGGATCGGCGAAAACTCGGGCATCCCCGGTCCCATCCTCCGAGCGCGAGTCGGAGACACGATCGTCATCCATTTCAAAAACAACGACGTTCGTCCAAAGCCGGCCGCGCACAGTATCCATCTCGAAGGGCTGGTCCGCGAGATGGAGAACGACGGCTTCTGGCGCAGCAGCGAGCCGAACCTGCCGGGCACGGCGGTCTATCCCGGCGAAACATACACCTACCGTTACACCGCGCCCGCAAGCGCCGCCGGCGCGTGGCTTTATTCCGATTTTTCCGCCTCCCGACGTATGAAAGGACGCGGCTTCGACATTCGGATCTACCGGGATGTCCCCGTCTATACCCGCGCCAAGCCGCAGGAGCCCTCCGAACTCGACGCTCCCGTGGGAGCGCAGTTTGGGCTCTTCGGCATGGCGATTATCGACGACGAGAACACAAAGCCTGCGGACCGCGAGAACGTGGTGATTTTCCACGATCTCTATTCCGACGATCTGCCGATGCTGGTTCAGGATTTCGACTGCATCAACGGCCGATCGTTTCTTGGGAACACTCCGACCTTCCAGGCGCGAACCGGCGAACGGGTGCGCTGGCGCATCGGATCGGTCGGACGCGAGAACCATGTCTTCCATATCCACGGCCATCGCTGGCGGATGAACGGAGCCTTCACGGACACGCATCTCCTGGCTCCGGGAACGACGGCGACTTTCGACTATCTCGAAGATTCTCCCGGGGAATGGCTGTACCACTGTCACTTCACGGAACATATAATGGGGGGAATGGCGGGGCTTTATGTGGTGTCGTAA
- a CDS encoding EF-hand domain-containing protein produces MKPSRAFLIAASVLALAAGLSLQRAAPTRADAREAPTPNYRQDIRPIVAAHCVSCHQEHSGAPFPLTTYRDVEKRAAQIAQVATAKFMPPWKPDSHGELLGENRLSTREIDLLQRWAAQNTLEGPASGAAPDVSAAIPLNQDSRAGLGTPDAVLEPAETSHIPADGPDFYRCCILPTRFAEDRHLSAIVLEPGSAAVDHALIYQDTSHQIRLMNAVAPGGAFRVQGSTTGLQPAMVIGGWGVGAHPARFPAGAGLLLSRGADIIVETHYRPSGKPETDRPRLLLYFCKAPVTHLVRVAPVMPRVLRLPPNVTDIHVGGQSPVTSNISVLSILPYMRRRGAAITMGVLTSEQKQSVLLSIPQWDFDWIGEYRFRQPVRILAGSMLTMEAIFNNAVPDSDRDETVTQNGLVCWGDAPTDENAVAYIFYTTDAESLGRRDIAGVPPAGGPAQAGMRKVILKMFDTNHDGTISPEEYRHMSGYFHGGMPSMAGMEM; encoded by the coding sequence ATGAAGCCATCACGCGCATTTCTGATCGCCGCCTCGGTCCTGGCGCTCGCCGCCGGCCTATCGCTCCAGCGCGCCGCGCCGACGCGCGCCGATGCGCGGGAAGCGCCGACTCCGAACTACCGCCAGGACATCCGCCCGATCGTCGCCGCGCACTGCGTCTCCTGTCACCAGGAACATTCGGGCGCGCCCTTCCCGCTGACGACATATCGGGATGTGGAAAAGAGAGCCGCGCAGATCGCCCAGGTCGCGACGGCGAAGTTCATGCCGCCCTGGAAGCCCGATTCTCATGGAGAACTGCTGGGCGAAAACCGCCTGTCCACACGGGAAATCGATCTTTTGCAGCGATGGGCGGCTCAGAATACTCTGGAAGGACCGGCAAGCGGCGCCGCGCCGGACGTCTCCGCCGCCATCCCCCTCAACCAAGATTCCCGCGCCGGATTAGGAACGCCCGACGCCGTCCTGGAGCCGGCGGAGACGTCTCATATTCCTGCCGACGGGCCTGATTTCTACCGCTGCTGCATTCTGCCCACACGCTTCGCCGAGGATCGGCATCTATCGGCGATTGTCCTGGAGCCGGGCAGCGCCGCCGTCGACCATGCGCTCATTTACCAGGACACGAGCCATCAGATACGCTTGATGAACGCCGTGGCTCCCGGCGGCGCGTTCCGGGTGCAGGGAAGCACGACGGGGCTCCAGCCGGCCATGGTGATCGGCGGCTGGGGCGTCGGCGCGCATCCGGCCCGCTTTCCCGCCGGCGCCGGACTGCTGCTTTCGCGCGGCGCGGACATCATCGTCGAAACGCATTACCGCCCAAGCGGCAAACCCGAAACGGATCGGCCGCGCCTGCTGCTGTACTTTTGCAAGGCGCCCGTGACGCATCTCGTCCGCGTAGCCCCGGTCATGCCGCGCGTCCTGCGTCTCCCGCCGAACGTCACGGATATCCATGTCGGCGGACAGAGTCCCGTCACGAGCAATATCTCCGTCCTCTCGATCCTGCCGTATATGCGGCGGCGCGGCGCGGCGATCACGATGGGAGTACTGACATCCGAGCAGAAGCAAAGTGTCCTGCTGAGCATCCCGCAATGGGACTTCGACTGGATTGGGGAGTATCGATTCCGACAGCCGGTTCGGATCTTGGCTGGATCGATGCTGACGATGGAGGCGATCTTCAACAACGCCGTTCCAGACAGCGATCGGGACGAAACCGTAACACAGAACGGTCTGGTCTGCTGGGGCGATGCGCCCACGGATGAGAACGCCGTCGCCTACATCTTCTACACCACCGACGCGGAATCCCTCGGCCGGCGCGACATCGCGGGTGTCCCGCCGGCCGGCGGACCGGCGCAGGCGGGGATGCGAAAAGTCATCCTCAAGATGTTTGACACGAATCACGACGGGACGATCTCACCGGAGGAATATCGTCATATGAGCGGTTATTTCCATGGCGGCATGCCGTCAATGGCGGGAATGGAGATGTAA
- a CDS encoding transporter substrate-binding domain-containing protein yields the protein MPLHFTRRRFIALGLFLIFALCALRPAPVSATPPATPAADQAAMPPTLRVATRIVSPFVMKNGDQLTGFSTELWSSIADELHVQSQTTVAPDIKSLLDSVQNGQADLGVAAISITSDRDKIFDFSQPIYDSGLQIMVRSTGQNGEGSHLEAVLKDLFSPAILQLLGFTVLIIIAAAHVIWLVERHHPNGVVETRKYFPGIFKATWWAAGVLGTQMDEMPKGPLGRFVAVIWIFVSVIFVAYFTAEVTTALTVQQLQGSIHSLSDLPGKRIATTAGSSSAMYLREQHYLVAEYPQIDDAVKALEARKVDAVVYDAPVLQYYASHDGKNSVQVVGNIFRKEDYGIVFPPNSPYRKPVNHALLTLKENGTYDKLYNKWFSNDSGGDSASSGSGGS from the coding sequence ATGCCCCTCCACTTCACGCGCCGCCGCTTCATCGCCCTTGGGCTTTTTCTGATTTTCGCCCTGTGCGCCCTTCGGCCCGCGCCGGTCTCGGCCACGCCGCCGGCGACGCCCGCGGCCGATCAAGCCGCAATGCCGCCGACGCTGCGCGTGGCGACCCGTATCGTCTCGCCGTTTGTGATGAAGAACGGCGATCAGCTGACAGGATTCAGCACCGAGCTTTGGAGCAGCATCGCCGACGAACTCCACGTTCAGTCGCAGACGACGGTGGCGCCGGATATCAAATCGCTGCTGGACTCCGTGCAGAACGGCCAGGCGGATCTGGGCGTCGCGGCGATCTCCATTACCTCGGACCGCGACAAGATCTTCGATTTCTCGCAGCCGATCTACGATTCCGGCCTTCAGATCATGGTGCGCAGCACCGGGCAAAATGGCGAGGGCAGTCACCTGGAGGCGGTGCTCAAGGATTTGTTCTCGCCGGCGATCCTCCAACTGCTGGGATTTACCGTGCTGATCATCATCGCCGCCGCGCATGTGATCTGGCTGGTGGAGCGCCATCATCCGAACGGCGTTGTCGAAACCCGAAAGTACTTTCCGGGCATCTTCAAAGCCACCTGGTGGGCGGCGGGCGTGCTTGGCACTCAGATGGACGAGATGCCCAAGGGGCCGCTGGGCCGATTTGTCGCCGTGATCTGGATCTTCGTCAGCGTGATCTTTGTCGCCTACTTCACCGCCGAAGTCACCACGGCTCTGACCGTGCAGCAGCTTCAGGGGAGCATCCACAGCCTCAGCGATCTTCCCGGCAAGCGCATTGCGACCACCGCCGGCAGCTCGTCGGCCATGTATCTGCGCGAGCAGCACTACCTCGTCGCCGAGTATCCGCAGATCGACGACGCCGTCAAAGCGCTGGAAGCCCGCAAGGTGGACGCCGTTGTCTACGACGCGCCCGTGCTGCAATACTACGCGTCCCACGACGGCAAAAACAGCGTCCAGGTTGTCGGCAACATCTTCCGCAAAGAAGATTACGGCATCGTCTTTCCTCCCAACAGCCCTTACCGAAAGCCTGTCAACCACGCGCTGCTGACCCTCAAGGAAAACGGCACGTACGACAAGCTCTACAACAAATGGTTCAGCAACGACAGCGGCGGCGACAGCGCCTCCTCCGGATCCGGCGGAAGTTAA
- a CDS encoding endonuclease III domain-containing protein, with amino-acid sequence MSVIFTPEQNELQRKALIAHERLCALYGCPVPYFHRLDPMSELVSSLLSHRTKNADSGAAFRELRARFPTWEDVRDAPLEQVEEAIARCTWPEQKAPRVQEILRRVTALRGELNLDFLGDLPAPEARAWLEQLPGVGPKTSAAVLLFSPLHKAVLPVDSHHYRVAVRLGLVSPTVSVGPAHAILASLLPPDWTAQQVYDHHEVYMFHGQRCCYHASPDCGRCPLLDLCPFGQKRMRRAGESVFTEE; translated from the coding sequence TTGTCTGTTATATTCACGCCGGAGCAGAACGAACTTCAGCGCAAGGCGCTGATCGCCCACGAACGTTTGTGCGCGCTTTACGGATGTCCGGTTCCTTACTTCCATCGGCTCGACCCCATGTCCGAGCTGGTTTCTTCGCTGTTGTCCCATCGAACTAAGAACGCCGATTCGGGAGCGGCGTTTCGCGAACTCCGCGCGCGGTTTCCGACCTGGGAAGACGTGCGGGACGCTCCGCTGGAGCAAGTGGAAGAGGCGATTGCGCGCTGCACGTGGCCGGAGCAGAAGGCGCCGCGCGTGCAGGAGATCTTGAGGCGCGTCACGGCCCTGCGCGGAGAACTGAACCTGGATTTTCTGGGCGATCTCCCCGCGCCGGAGGCGCGCGCATGGCTGGAGCAGCTGCCGGGCGTCGGCCCCAAGACGAGCGCCGCCGTGCTGCTGTTCAGCCCGCTGCACAAGGCTGTGCTTCCCGTGGACAGCCACCACTACCGGGTGGCGGTGCGCCTGGGATTGGTCAGTCCCACTGTTTCCGTGGGACCGGCGCATGCGATCCTTGCGTCGCTGCTGCCACCCGATTGGACCGCGCAGCAGGTCTACGATCACCACGAAGTCTATATGTTCCACGGACAGCGCTGCTGCTACCATGCGAGTCCCGATTGCGGACGCTGCCCGCTGCTGGACCTCTGCCCTTTCGGCCAGAAGCGCATGCGTCGCGCCGGCGAGAGCGTCTTCACGGAAGAATGA
- a CDS encoding gamma-glutamylcyclotransferase family protein, producing the protein MPQPMDDRHTGYFGYGSLVNSRTRSGGAGRRSFVQGWIRQWRHCSLLNGHKCCALTVAPRDGVILSGVFVADSDDGLAKIDEREEGYSRERVSVSLERAPRKPEIIPGFLYLSEPPYRRAGDDEYPIWRTYLDCVLAGYLRTFGVAGAEDFVRTTEGWDCPIVDDRSAPLYPRADVLTETEAQIINRILTEHGIL; encoded by the coding sequence ATGCCCCAGCCCATGGATGATCGTCACACCGGATATTTCGGCTACGGCTCGCTCGTCAACTCTCGCACGCGCTCCGGCGGCGCTGGACGGCGAAGCTTTGTCCAGGGCTGGATCCGCCAGTGGAGGCATTGTTCTCTTCTGAACGGCCACAAATGCTGCGCTCTGACCGTGGCGCCCCGGGACGGCGTCATCCTCTCCGGCGTCTTCGTGGCCGACAGCGATGACGGTTTGGCAAAGATCGACGAACGCGAAGAAGGATACTCGCGTGAACGCGTGAGCGTTTCGTTGGAGCGTGCGCCCCGCAAGCCCGAGATCATCCCAGGATTCCTTTATCTCTCTGAGCCGCCGTATCGCCGAGCCGGCGATGATGAATATCCCATCTGGCGCACCTATCTCGACTGTGTGCTGGCGGGATATTTGCGCACATTTGGCGTGGCCGGCGCCGAGGATTTCGTTCGGACTACGGAAGGATGGGACTGTCCCATTGTCGACGATCGATCGGCGCCGCTGTATCCGAGAGCCGATGTGCTGACTGAGACCGAAGCTCAAATCATCAATCGGATACTCACGGAGCATGGAATTCTCTGA
- a CDS encoding LamG domain-containing protein, translating to MSAIATIAPQVHAAQGTWTAAPSETVNGGPAFGLWLLTDGSVLSHSNALNHWCKLVPDANGSYANGTWVQLANSAYARGGATEHVLKDGRFLEAGGEYIYAWPTGGSSADQNTVEIYDPVANTWTLQAPGLAGIIGDTSSATLADGTLFYTNYGNNNGTQIYNPVTNTWAAKATKPNNGSGWVGGVEESMASLQNGGVFALSEQTSAVYDPASNTWTSSGALPFSTTSWGDIGGIAQLFDGRVFAMGIGVTGLFTPGSTPTTAGTWTAGPALPHGNDFEDEYCVTEPNGKVMFVTYPAGGSPNSLAEFDPTTNTITEITPPPDTVGVYPVSYVNLPNGQVMVCCGGLDWLYTPNGAPSDSWRPTVSSVAANSDGSYTLTGAQLSGLVNGADEGDDMTMAQNYPIVSLTNSTGKVWYCTSYAFSTMMPKAGSAAQTCKFRVPSGLAAGAYSLYVSSVGVKSKTAYSFTTASNYTLVSSPPNLSINQGSNKTDLITITRSGGFTGSVALTATGLPSGVTASFSPATVTSSGSTSTLTLTASSTATVGSATVTVNGTNGSTVHATTIALTIVNTAPPSPTAFWKYDESSGTSAADASGNSHTGTVTGGTWTTASKVGTHALSLAGAGYMSAASGVINTSSSFTVACWAELNNTSAYEDFLTVDGANVSAFYLQYNAGNGKISFNRLASDSVSAASTIAAASAAPSTGTWYHVVGVYDATAQTISLYINGALQQTASFTTPWNGTGSLLVGRGLFSGNATDYLNGVVDNARVYNSALTAAQVSTLYSSGG from the coding sequence ATGAGTGCTATCGCAACAATAGCTCCCCAAGTTCACGCAGCTCAGGGAACCTGGACGGCGGCGCCTTCCGAGACCGTCAACGGCGGCCCGGCGTTCGGCCTCTGGCTGCTGACCGACGGCAGCGTCCTCTCGCACTCCAATGCTCTGAACCACTGGTGCAAGCTCGTTCCCGACGCCAACGGCAGCTACGCCAACGGGACCTGGGTTCAGCTCGCCAACAGCGCCTACGCTCGCGGCGGCGCCACCGAGCACGTCCTCAAGGATGGCCGTTTTCTCGAAGCGGGAGGCGAATATATCTACGCCTGGCCGACGGGAGGCTCCAGCGCCGATCAGAATACCGTGGAGATCTACGATCCGGTCGCCAATACCTGGACTCTTCAGGCCCCGGGGCTTGCGGGCATCATCGGGGACACGAGCAGCGCGACGCTCGCCGACGGCACGCTCTTCTACACAAACTACGGGAATAACAACGGCACGCAGATTTACAACCCCGTCACCAACACCTGGGCGGCGAAGGCGACGAAGCCCAACAATGGATCGGGCTGGGTCGGCGGCGTTGAGGAATCGATGGCGTCGCTTCAAAACGGCGGCGTGTTCGCTCTGTCCGAGCAGACATCCGCCGTCTACGATCCCGCGTCGAACACCTGGACAAGCTCGGGGGCTCTGCCGTTCTCCACGACGAGCTGGGGCGATATCGGCGGCATCGCGCAGCTATTCGACGGCCGCGTGTTCGCGATGGGCATCGGCGTGACCGGACTCTTCACGCCAGGATCGACGCCGACCACGGCGGGAACGTGGACCGCCGGCCCGGCGCTTCCGCATGGCAACGACTTTGAGGACGAGTACTGCGTGACGGAGCCAAATGGCAAGGTCATGTTCGTCACATATCCCGCCGGCGGCAGCCCGAACTCCCTGGCCGAGTTCGATCCCACCACCAATACGATTACCGAGATTACCCCGCCGCCGGACACGGTAGGCGTCTATCCCGTCAGCTATGTGAATCTGCCGAACGGTCAGGTCATGGTGTGCTGTGGCGGTCTAGACTGGCTCTACACGCCGAACGGCGCGCCAAGCGACTCATGGCGCCCCACGGTCAGCAGCGTCGCAGCGAACAGCGACGGCTCGTACACGCTGACCGGCGCGCAGCTCTCGGGCCTGGTCAACGGCGCCGATGAAGGCGACGATATGACGATGGCGCAGAACTACCCCATCGTCTCGCTCACGAACAGCACCGGAAAGGTCTGGTACTGCACGTCCTACGCCTTCAGCACCATGATGCCCAAGGCCGGCAGCGCGGCGCAGACCTGCAAGTTCCGGGTCCCTTCCGGCCTCGCGGCGGGCGCATATAGCCTCTATGTCTCCTCGGTGGGCGTAAAATCCAAAACCGCCTATTCGTTCACCACGGCCAGCAACTACACGCTGGTGAGCAGCCCGCCCAATCTGTCCATCAACCAGGGATCGAACAAGACCGACCTGATCACGATCACCCGGTCCGGCGGGTTCACCGGCAGCGTCGCGCTCACCGCGACGGGTCTTCCCAGCGGCGTGACAGCCTCGTTCAGCCCAGCAACCGTGACCAGCTCCGGCTCCACCAGCACACTGACCTTGACGGCGAGCAGCACCGCGACCGTCGGGTCGGCCACCGTGACGGTCAATGGAACGAATGGCTCAACCGTCCACGCAACGACCATCGCCTTGACCATTGTGAACACGGCGCCGCCCAGCCCCACCGCGTTCTGGAAATATGACGAAAGCTCCGGAACATCGGCGGCGGACGCTTCGGGCAACAGTCACACGGGAACCGTGACGGGCGGAACCTGGACGACCGCCTCCAAGGTCGGAACCCATGCGCTCAGCCTTGCCGGCGCGGGATATATGTCCGCGGCCAGCGGCGTTATCAACACCTCATCGAGCTTCACCGTGGCGTGCTGGGCCGAACTCAATAACACGTCCGCTTATGAAGATTTCCTCACGGTGGACGGCGCCAATGTGAGCGCGTTCTATCTCCAGTACAACGCCGGCAATGGGAAGATCTCCTTTAACCGGCTGGCCAGCGATTCCGTAAGCGCGGCCTCCACGATCGCGGCGGCGTCGGCCGCGCCTTCGACGGGAACCTGGTACCACGTGGTCGGCGTTTACGACGCCACGGCGCAGACGATCTCGCTCTACATCAACGGCGCGCTCCAGCAGACAGCATCGTTCACGACCCCATGGAATGGAACGGGAAGCCTGCTCGTCGGACGCGGCCTCTTCAGCGGCAACGCCACCGACTATCTCAATGGCGTCGTGGATAATGCGCGTGTTTACAACAGCGCGCTGACCGCCGCGCAAGTCTCCACGCTCTACTCCAGCGGAGGATAG
- a CDS encoding glutaredoxin family protein: MSSITLYSKPGCHLCDEALDVLLAVQRDIPFTLTSVNINDDPALTAEYGEQIPVVSLDGRVLFEYEVNDARLRELLKGGE, encoded by the coding sequence ATGTCCAGTATTACTCTCTATTCAAAACCCGGCTGTCATCTGTGCGATGAGGCGCTTGATGTGCTTCTGGCCGTACAGCGCGATATTCCGTTTACGCTGACTTCCGTCAACATCAACGACGACCCCGCGCTGACCGCTGAGTACGGCGAGCAGATTCCGGTAGTTTCGCTCGATGGCCGGGTTTTGTTTGAGTATGAAGTGAACGACGCGCGTTTGCGCGAATTACTAAAGGGAGGAGAATAA